Genomic segment of Oscillospiraceae bacterium:
TGGTTTGAATCACGATGATCCAGATCAAAAACCAAAGTGCGTCGAGCGGGTTGACCAGTACGATAATCAATAAGCAGGGCACCGCGCCGATGATCGGGCCGAATGTCGGGATGAAATTGGTCACCATGATGATGGCCGACAGCAGCACGGGGTAGGGCAGCCCTAAAATAACCATAAACAAGAAAGTCGCAACGCCCACAATCACCGCGTCGATGATATTACCGGCTAAAAAATTCGTAAAAATGCGGTCAGCTCTGCGGGCGTTGGCCCGAAAGCGCGGCCAGGATTCGCGTTTGACGATTGCCGCCGAGACCCGTTTGACGATACGGCGGACATGCTGTTTGTCCAATAAAATATAAATCGAAAGAATCAGCGACAAGAAAAAGTTAAATACGCTGCTGCCGACTTTAACCGAAGCATCCGCAATTTGACCGATGTTGTCACTGATCCAGGTGACGGCGGTCTTGATCCATTCGCTGAAGCTGCCCATGAATTCATCGACGTTAAAATCGAGGAACGCATATTTCGCTTCCAGTGAAACAAGGGTGTTCCGCAATCCGTTAAAATAACCCTCGAGATTATTGATCAGCAGCATAATTGAATCAGCCAGCTGCGGAATCAGAAGCACAACCAACAAAACCAAAACGGCGATTGCAGCGATATAGGAGATGATCACGCTCAGTATATGCGCAGCCTTGCGCCGTTTCATTTTTCGGAACGCTTTATCCTCAAAAAATTTGACGGCCGGGTTCAGGATATACGCGAAAATTGCCGCCCAGATAAACGGGGACAGCACATTCAAAACGCCGCCGAAAAAGTTTCCGACGCCCGTGATGTTGCTGAGCAGCAGATAGAATAAAATGCCGCAGAAAGTGACGATCAGCCCGGTGACAACTTTGGGTGTTTTAAAGTAAGCAAAGAATTTTTTCATGGAACACCTCGCACAATTTACATCATAATAAGCATAACATTTCCGGCGGTTAACTGTCAATATCCGGTTGTTTTAAATGATATAAAATGGTAGAATATATACAGTGAGGTGATTCGGGTGTTTTACAGTTTGATTCATATTCTTCTGACTGCGGCTGACAGCGTTGTCTCCGAACCGCAGACCGCCGGCAATGTCTCCCCGCAGCCGTGGGTGATCATTGCGGTGCTTTTAATTGCGACGGGTGCTTGGTTTTTTACCCGCAACAGAAAACGCTGAGTGACTCATAAATTTACTTGTTTTTGGATTGCAGTGTAGAGGATTTCGGGTCCTTCGTAATGATGGGATATCGTCTTTACGAGGAGAAACGTAGGGCAAAATCCCCGCGCAGGACGAAGCAATCCGGAAACTCAAGCGGTCTGGATTGCCGCGGCACTGAAGTGAAATGACGGATATCATCTGCTGTTCGGTTTGGGCGCAGAACACCGCAGAAAACATGAATTCCCCTCTGTGGAGGGGTGGCATAAACATCCGCAGAATGTTTATGACGGGGTGGTTAAATAAATATTCCCGCCGTGCGGTACCTTAAATCAATAATAAAGAGCGCCCCAGTGGGGCGCCCTTATATTTTCAGATATTCAATTAAGCTGGGGTGGAACTTCAGCAACCGTTAGCTGACATGTCGTCGATAATTCACAGCATTTCAAGCCCTTTGATGTCAGTCGGTGCTAAATTCCGATCACCATAACTACATTCAAAACGTAACCACTCCCTTGCGTTGAACTTTGGTTAATTGTCCGGGGGAGTATCCTCCACGGCAACTGTTTTCATTCTCAAGCAAATCTTCATACAGATCATTCCTTTCCTCGGAGATACAATTTGCTGTCGAGTCACAGTTTACCGTCCGCGTGTCGACTCGCGCGGACCGTTTTACTTCATCGGACTCACCCCTTTCCGGATATAATTCCCGTAGTTTCCTGAACTACGTCTATAGTATAACACCGATATTTCTGGTTGTCAACAAATTTTACAAAAAAAATTTAAAATTATAAAAATAATTGTGGAAAAACACGGAAAAACCGCATGGTTAAGCCAAAATGCGGTTACGTAAATGATAAATTAACGAAAAACGATCTTATATTTGTGACCAAAACATTGGTGTTGGGACTTGACCAGCTCCTTTTTGTTTTTCGCTAAAACAATCGGTCTTGTTACCAGTATATGAAATTCATCAATTAAAAGAGATATGAAACAGGACAGAGACGAATGGCAGATGGCCGTGTGAAAGATAACGGATTCGAGGAATTGTGCCGGTTTGATTTGTTGGAGAAATCGCAAAAAACATTGACGTAAAGCGGAATTTCCGGTCTAATATTAGAATGCCGGATGGGGTCGCAAAAGAGCAGTAAAATATGCTAAGCTGTATTCAGAAAAGCGTTTGCTATGTCAATCGGCGGCGCGTTTAAAACAGATAAGGGGATGTGGGGGTATTAAAATGAGCATGGAGTCATTGAGAAAGCACCTTAAGAAGTTACAAGAAAAATTGAGGGCAGGAAATATCACACCGGAGATCTCGGGTATGGATGACGTTTATCAACCGGTAAATCTAATCGAAACCTATCATCCGCCGGAAGTTGATGTACCGGACGAACAGGCGCCGGAAACCCCTACGGCGACACAGCCAATCTATGAGCCGGAAGATGACGTCGTGAACAGAAGCGCCATTCCGCCTGCGAATACAGCAACCAAGACAACCACTAATGTAACAAGCGGAAACAAGCCCAAAGTCGA
This window contains:
- a CDS encoding LPXTG cell wall anchor domain-containing protein, which encodes MFYSLIHILLTAADSVVSEPQTAGNVSPQPWVIIAVLLIATGAWFFTRNRKR
- a CDS encoding AI-2E family transporter; translated protein: MKKFFAYFKTPKVVTGLIVTFCGILFYLLLSNITGVGNFFGGVLNVLSPFIWAAIFAYILNPAVKFFEDKAFRKMKRRKAAHILSVIISYIAAIAVLVLLVVLLIPQLADSIMLLINNLEGYFNGLRNTLVSLEAKYAFLDFNVDEFMGSFSEWIKTAVTWISDNIGQIADASVKVGSSVFNFFLSLILSIYILLDKQHVRRIVKRVSAAIVKRESWPRFRANARRADRIFTNFLAGNIIDAVIVGVATFLFMVILGLPYPVLLSAIIMVTNFIPTFGPIIGAVPCLLIIVLVNPLDALWFLIWIIVIQTIDGNLLKPLLFGDYTGLRPIWVLISIVLCGRLFGIAGMILGIPLFAVLSEPIENAINRRLGARGLDENGDVAPEETAKKEPAPIKNDSSEKPKS